The Saccharothrix variisporea genome has a segment encoding these proteins:
- the pafA gene encoding Pup--protein ligase gives MQRRIFGIETEFGVTCTFHGQRRLSPDEVARYLFRRVVSWGRSSNVFLRNGSRLYLDVGSHPEYATAECDDLAQLVTHDKAGERILEDLLVDAERRLADEGIGGDIFLFKNNTDSAGNSYGCHENYLVARAGEFSRIADVLLPFLVTRQLICGAGKVLQTPRGAVYCLSQRAEHIWEGVSSATTRSRPIINTRDEPHADAERYRRLHVIVGDSNMSEVTTLLKVGSANLVLEMIEQGVQFRDFSLDNPIRAIREISHDLTGRRTVRLAGGKEASALDIQREYYERAVEHVAKRAPDPMAERVLELWGRTLDAVEAEDLSKIDREIDWAIKYRLMERYQAKHDMDLSNPRIAQLDLAYHDIRRGRGIFDLLQRKGQVDRVTDDGEIEAAKDTPPQTTRAKLRGDFIAAAQAAGRDFTVDWVHLKLNDQAQRTVLCKDPFRAVDERVERLISSL, from the coding sequence ATGCAGCGGCGGATCTTCGGCATTGAGACTGAGTTCGGGGTGACCTGCACCTTCCACGGGCAGCGCAGGCTGTCCCCGGATGAGGTCGCGCGGTATCTGTTCCGCCGGGTCGTCTCGTGGGGCCGTTCCTCGAACGTGTTCCTGCGCAACGGCTCTCGGCTCTACCTGGACGTGGGGTCGCACCCCGAGTACGCGACCGCGGAGTGCGACGACCTCGCCCAGTTGGTGACGCACGACAAAGCCGGCGAACGAATCCTCGAGGACCTGCTCGTCGACGCCGAGCGCAGGCTCGCCGACGAGGGCATCGGGGGCGACATCTTCCTGTTCAAGAACAACACCGACTCGGCGGGCAACTCCTACGGCTGCCACGAGAACTACCTGGTCGCACGGGCCGGGGAGTTCTCGCGGATCGCGGACGTGCTGCTGCCGTTCCTGGTGACCCGGCAGCTCATCTGCGGCGCGGGCAAGGTGCTCCAGACCCCGCGCGGCGCCGTGTACTGCCTGTCCCAGCGCGCCGAGCACATCTGGGAGGGGGTGTCCAGTGCCACGACCCGGTCCCGACCCATCATCAACACCCGCGACGAACCGCACGCCGACGCCGAGCGGTACCGCCGCCTGCACGTGATCGTCGGCGACTCGAACATGTCCGAGGTGACCACGCTGCTCAAGGTGGGCAGCGCGAACCTGGTCCTGGAGATGATCGAGCAGGGCGTCCAGTTCCGCGACTTCAGCCTGGACAACCCGATCCGGGCCATCCGCGAGATCAGCCACGACCTGACCGGGCGGCGGACCGTGCGCCTGGCGGGCGGCAAGGAGGCCTCGGCGCTGGACATCCAGCGCGAGTACTACGAGCGGGCCGTCGAGCACGTGGCCAAGCGGGCGCCGGACCCGATGGCCGAGCGCGTGCTGGAGCTGTGGGGCCGCACGCTGGACGCGGTCGAGGCGGAGGACCTGTCCAAGATCGACCGCGAGATCGACTGGGCCATCAAGTACCGCCTGATGGAGCGCTACCAGGCCAAGCACGACATGGACCTGTCCAACCCGCGCATCGCCCAGCTCGACCTCGCCTACCACGACATCCGGCGCGGCCGGGGCATCTTCGACCTGCTCCAGCGCAAGGGCCAGGTCGACCGGGTGACCGACGACGGCGAGATCGAGGCCGCCAAGGACACCCCGCCGCAGACCACGCGGGCCAAGCTGCGCGGTGACTTCATCGCGGCGGCGCAGGCGGCCGGGCGGGACTTCACCGTCGACTGGGTGCACTTGAAGCTCAACGACCAGGCGCAGCGGACCGTGCTGTGCAAGGACCCGTTCCGCGCGGTGGACGAGCGGGTGGAGCGCCTGATCTCCTCCCTCTAG
- a CDS encoding helix-turn-helix transcriptional regulator has translation MAIARAERLVNLVLCLLSTRQYLTAERIRAIVPGYSDAATDEAFFRMFERDKTELRDLGVPLEIGRSAEFDNTDGYRIARRDYELGDVDLEPDEAAAVALAARLWDSPQLTGAAHGALIKLRAAGVDVDHEVHTAVEPKVRTSEPAFPPLLAAVQEGRVVEFDYRKPVPVEVRTRTVEPWGVVAWRGRWYLVGHDRDRRAPRCFRLSRIVGDVRAVGKPGVVERPADVDLLSFVKRSEPSTQAVATARLWVARDRAQGVRRRARVVGEREVDGVVGDVLEIDLRFPDSAATWIAGFGPDVLVLEPEVLAKTVREKLVGALRGAGVRA, from the coding sequence GTGGCCATCGCACGTGCCGAACGGCTCGTCAACCTGGTGCTGTGCCTGCTCTCCACCCGGCAGTACCTGACCGCCGAGCGCATCCGCGCCATCGTCCCCGGCTATTCCGACGCCGCGACGGACGAGGCGTTCTTCCGCATGTTCGAACGCGACAAGACCGAGCTGCGGGACCTGGGCGTGCCCCTGGAGATCGGGCGCAGCGCCGAGTTCGACAACACCGACGGGTACCGCATCGCCCGCCGCGACTACGAGCTGGGCGACGTCGACCTGGAGCCCGACGAGGCCGCCGCGGTCGCGCTGGCCGCCCGGCTGTGGGACTCGCCCCAGCTCACCGGGGCCGCCCACGGCGCCCTGATCAAGCTGCGCGCGGCCGGCGTGGACGTGGACCACGAGGTGCACACCGCCGTCGAGCCGAAGGTGCGCACCTCCGAACCCGCCTTCCCGCCGCTGCTGGCCGCCGTGCAGGAAGGCCGCGTGGTGGAGTTCGACTACCGCAAGCCCGTGCCGGTCGAGGTGCGCACCCGCACCGTCGAGCCGTGGGGCGTGGTCGCCTGGCGGGGCCGCTGGTACCTGGTCGGCCACGACCGCGACCGGCGCGCGCCGCGCTGCTTCCGGCTGTCCCGGATCGTCGGGGACGTCCGCGCGGTCGGCAAGCCCGGCGTCGTGGAGCGGCCCGCCGACGTCGACCTGCTCAGCTTCGTCAAGCGCAGCGAGCCGTCGACGCAGGCCGTGGCCACCGCGCGGCTGTGGGTGGCGCGGGACCGGGCGCAGGGCGTGCGGCGGCGCGCGCGGGTCGTGGGGGAGCGGGAAGTGGACGGCGTGGTCGGCGACGTGCTGGAGATCGACCTGAGGTTCCCCGACTCGGCGGCGACCTGGATCGCCGGGTTCGGGCCCGACGTGCTCGTGCTGGAACCCGAAGTGCTGGCCAAGACCGTGCGGGAGAAGCTCGTCGGCGCGCTGCGCGGTGCGGGGGTGCGGGCGTGA
- a CDS encoding GlcG/HbpS family heme-binding protein yields the protein MRKTTVAVLVALSIAGAGGYAIAEQGSVQRQGGPGVDVVRTTKAVTLDAAVKAAQAALDAAEAEGQRVTVAVVDRGGDLVVLLHGDGAGPQTEESAKRKAFTSASFGAATSELAGRVTGAGATLRDMPGTLFLAGGVPVRAEGAVIAGIGVGGAPSGDLDEKFAKAGLAAIGL from the coding sequence ATGAGGAAGACGACGGTGGCCGTGCTGGTGGCGCTGAGCATCGCCGGCGCGGGCGGCTACGCGATCGCCGAGCAGGGCTCGGTGCAGCGACAGGGCGGCCCGGGGGTCGACGTCGTGCGCACCACCAAGGCCGTCACCCTCGACGCCGCGGTGAAGGCCGCGCAAGCCGCGCTGGACGCCGCCGAGGCCGAGGGTCAGCGGGTCACGGTCGCGGTGGTGGACCGGGGCGGTGACCTGGTGGTGCTCCTGCACGGCGACGGCGCCGGTCCGCAGACCGAGGAGTCGGCCAAGCGCAAGGCGTTCACCTCTGCCTCCTTCGGCGCGGCGACCTCCGAGCTGGCGGGCCGGGTGACCGGGGCGGGCGCGACCCTGCGCGACATGCCGGGGACGTTGTTCCTGGCCGGCGGTGTGCCGGTGCGGGCCGAGGGCGCGGTCATCGCGGGTATCGGCGTGGGCGGTGCGCCCAGCGGCGACCTCGACGAGAAGTTCGCCAAGGCGGGCCTGGCCGCGATCGGCCTGTAG
- a CDS encoding alpha/beta fold hydrolase, with the protein MFPDFTLTTVDTGGAELRVRHGGSGPPVLLLHGHPRTHTTWRHVAPLLAEHHTVVCPDLRGYGRSSKPPTTPDHEPYSKRAMAGDMAVLMRALGHERFAVVGHDRGGYVATRLALDHPDRVTHLAALDVVPIGSALARCGAEFAQSWWHWFFLAQPEVPERVINADPDAWYRTAGKDLDEDTLAAMHDPATVHCMVEDYRAGLGIDRAHDDADLAAGVKIQCPVLVLWAEGDDLPDLYGDVLGVWRDWTPDPRGRGLESGHHLAEDVPEELAAELRAFFADTTAPTSG; encoded by the coding sequence GTGTTCCCAGACTTCACGCTGACCACGGTCGACACGGGCGGGGCGGAGCTGCGGGTGCGTCACGGCGGCTCCGGCCCGCCCGTCCTGCTGCTGCACGGCCATCCACGGACCCACACCACCTGGCGGCACGTGGCACCGCTGCTCGCCGAGCACCACACCGTCGTGTGCCCGGACCTGCGGGGTTACGGCCGCTCGTCCAAGCCGCCCACGACCCCCGACCACGAGCCGTACTCGAAACGGGCGATGGCGGGGGACATGGCCGTGCTGATGCGCGCGCTCGGCCACGAGCGGTTCGCCGTCGTCGGGCACGACCGGGGCGGGTACGTCGCCACCCGGCTCGCACTCGACCACCCCGACCGCGTCACGCACCTGGCCGCGCTGGACGTCGTCCCCATCGGGTCCGCCCTGGCCCGCTGCGGCGCGGAGTTCGCCCAGAGCTGGTGGCACTGGTTCTTCCTGGCCCAACCCGAAGTGCCCGAACGGGTGATCAACGCCGACCCCGACGCCTGGTACCGGACGGCCGGGAAGGACCTCGACGAGGACACCCTGGCCGCCATGCACGACCCGGCGACCGTCCACTGCATGGTTGAGGACTACCGGGCCGGGCTGGGCATCGACCGGGCGCACGACGACGCGGACCTGGCCGCCGGCGTCAAGATCCAGTGCCCCGTGCTGGTGCTGTGGGCCGAGGGCGACGACCTGCCCGACCTCTACGGCGACGTGCTGGGGGTGTGGCGGGACTGGACCCCGGACCCGCGCGGCCGGGGACTGGAGTCCGGGCACCACCTCGCCGAGGACGTCCCCGAGGAGCTGGCGGCCGAGCTGCGGGCGTTCTTCGCGGACACCACGGCCCCCACAAGCGGCTGA
- a CDS encoding bifunctional phosphatase PAP2/diacylglycerol kinase family protein has product MLRRVNRLDEALMRQSGRLPASSLDRGMKKLSKAANHSVLWLCVAGVLALRKGRPRRAGLRGVASIAGASFSASLVAKRLFPRRRPAAELLPVHRRLTKRPTSSSFPSGHAASAAAFTTAVAMESPALAVAVAPVAAAVAYSRVHTGVHWPSDVAAGALIGTGAALLTRRWWPIGQNEAASAREHHTLDALEDGEGLVVVVNPASGFGGDPSEDIARAWPKARLVDVDDLDTVVADYNPRALGVAGGDGTVAAVAAVAAANRLPLVLIPAGTLNHFARDVGVTGLDDSVRAVAAGDGVLVDLAAVTVDGEGPRWFVNTASLGGYPDMVQLREKLQDRWGKWPAAVIALFKVLRTSRPLRVELNGERHLVWMLFVGNGPYRPKGFAPTMRPALDRGLMDVRYIRADTRFSRVRFFVGALLGSLNSSRTYRHLETRWLDVRVLDGSVAIATDGEVGPTGSQFAFRARPAALAIYRP; this is encoded by the coding sequence GTGCTCCGACGAGTGAACCGCCTGGACGAGGCCCTGATGAGGCAGAGCGGGCGCCTGCCCGCCTCCTCGCTCGACCGGGGGATGAAAAAACTTTCGAAGGCGGCCAACCACAGCGTGCTGTGGCTGTGCGTGGCCGGCGTGCTCGCGCTGCGCAAGGGTCGGCCGCGGCGGGCCGGGCTGCGCGGGGTGGCCTCGATCGCGGGGGCGAGCTTCAGCGCGAGCCTGGTCGCCAAGCGCCTGTTCCCGCGAAGGCGGCCGGCCGCCGAGCTGCTGCCCGTGCACCGGAGGCTGACCAAGCGGCCCACGTCGTCGTCGTTCCCGTCCGGGCACGCGGCGTCGGCGGCGGCGTTCACCACGGCGGTGGCGATGGAGTCGCCCGCGCTGGCGGTCGCGGTCGCTCCGGTGGCGGCGGCGGTGGCGTACTCGCGGGTGCACACCGGGGTGCACTGGCCCTCCGACGTGGCCGCCGGCGCGCTCATCGGGACCGGCGCGGCCCTGCTGACCAGGCGTTGGTGGCCGATCGGGCAGAACGAGGCGGCCTCGGCGCGCGAGCACCACACCCTGGACGCGCTGGAGGACGGTGAGGGGCTGGTCGTGGTGGTCAACCCGGCGTCGGGCTTCGGCGGCGACCCGTCGGAGGACATCGCGCGGGCGTGGCCGAAGGCGCGGCTGGTGGACGTGGACGACCTGGACACCGTGGTCGCCGACTACAACCCGCGCGCGCTGGGCGTGGCCGGCGGGGACGGGACGGTCGCGGCGGTCGCGGCCGTGGCGGCGGCGAACCGGCTGCCGCTGGTGCTCATCCCGGCGGGCACCCTGAACCACTTCGCCCGGGACGTCGGCGTGACCGGCCTGGACGACTCGGTGCGCGCGGTGGCGGCGGGTGACGGCGTGCTGGTGGACCTGGCGGCGGTGACCGTGGACGGCGAAGGTCCGCGCTGGTTCGTCAACACGGCGTCGTTGGGTGGCTACCCCGACATGGTCCAGCTGCGCGAGAAGTTGCAGGACCGGTGGGGCAAGTGGCCGGCGGCGGTGATCGCGCTGTTCAAGGTCCTGCGCACGTCCCGCCCGCTGCGCGTGGAGCTCAACGGCGAGCGGCACCTGGTGTGGATGCTGTTCGTGGGCAACGGCCCGTACCGGCCCAAGGGTTTCGCGCCCACCATGCGCCCGGCGCTGGACCGGGGCCTGATGGACGTGCGGTACATCCGGGCGGACACCCGGTTCTCGCGGGTCAGGTTCTTCGTCGGCGCGCTGCTGGGGTCGCTGAACAGCAGCCGCACCTACCGCCACCTGGAAACGCGCTGGCTGGACGTGCGCGTGCTGGACGGTTCGGTCGCGATCGCCACGGACGGCGAGGTGGGCCCGACCGGTTCGCAGTTCGCCTTCCGCGCCCGCCCGGCGGCCCTGGCCATCTACCGCCCCTGA
- a CDS encoding response regulator — MTLRVLVVDDHPVVRFGLAGLLQRDFEVVAEAATGEDAIRHATTLKPDVVLMDLQLGAGIDGVEATKRIRALPDPPEVVVLTTYDSDADVVRAVEAGATGYLLKDAPPDELADAVRRAAQGQTVLSPDIARRLMRTVRDPAPALSKREVEILDHLARGLSNREIAKALFISEATVKTHLVRIFDKLGVETRTAAVTTAVERKLIRLTRP; from the coding sequence ATGACGTTGCGGGTGCTGGTCGTGGACGACCACCCGGTGGTCCGGTTCGGGCTGGCCGGGTTGTTGCAGCGCGACTTCGAGGTGGTCGCCGAGGCCGCGACCGGCGAGGACGCCATCCGGCACGCCACCACCCTCAAGCCCGACGTCGTGCTGATGGACCTCCAGCTCGGGGCGGGCATCGACGGCGTCGAGGCCACCAAACGCATCCGGGCGCTGCCCGACCCGCCCGAGGTGGTCGTGTTGACCACGTACGACTCCGACGCCGACGTGGTCCGCGCAGTCGAGGCGGGCGCCACCGGCTACCTGCTCAAGGACGCACCGCCGGACGAGCTGGCCGACGCGGTCCGCCGCGCCGCGCAGGGCCAGACCGTGCTGTCACCCGACATCGCCAGACGGCTCATGCGCACGGTCCGCGACCCGGCGCCGGCGTTGAGCAAGCGCGAGGTGGAGATCCTGGACCACCTGGCGCGCGGCCTGTCCAACCGGGAGATCGCCAAGGCGCTGTTCATCAGCGAGGCGACGGTCAAGACGCACCTGGTGCGCATCTTCGACAAGCTGGGCGTGGAGACCAGGACGGCGGCCGTGACGACCGCCGTCGAGCGCAAGCTGATCCGCCTCACTCGCCCGTGA
- a CDS encoding ArsR/SmtB family transcription factor: MRDVLYLEEIEQAEALLKPQRVEVLRLLAEPKSCTEVAAVLDQTPQRVHYHVKRLVEAGLVTQVSERKVRGVHEGLYQAAARAYWLSPGLVGRLGLRRARDELSLGYLVDLAEQVQADIAALDRDRPELPSLGVSGDIRVRPEQRREFFAELQSTLQDLFRRYGGAEGDAFRLAVACYPKETTDE; encoded by the coding sequence ATGAGAGACGTCCTGTACCTGGAAGAGATCGAGCAGGCCGAAGCGCTGCTCAAGCCGCAACGCGTCGAGGTGCTGCGGTTGTTGGCCGAGCCCAAGTCGTGCACCGAGGTGGCCGCCGTGCTCGACCAGACGCCGCAGCGCGTGCACTACCACGTCAAGCGGCTGGTCGAGGCCGGGCTGGTCACGCAGGTGTCCGAGCGCAAGGTGCGCGGGGTGCACGAAGGGCTCTACCAGGCCGCCGCCCGCGCCTACTGGCTCTCGCCCGGGTTGGTCGGGCGGTTGGGGCTGCGGCGGGCTCGGGACGAGCTCAGCCTGGGGTACCTCGTGGACCTCGCCGAGCAGGTCCAGGCCGACATCGCCGCGCTCGACCGGGACCGGCCCGAGCTGCCGTCGCTGGGCGTGTCCGGGGACATCCGGGTGCGGCCCGAGCAGCGGCGGGAGTTCTTCGCCGAGCTCCAGAGCACGCTGCAAGACCTGTTCCGCCGCTACGGCGGTGCGGAGGGCGACGCCTTCCGGCTGGCCGTGGCCTGCTACCCGAAGGAGACCACCGATGAGTGA
- a CDS encoding WD40/YVTN/BNR-like repeat-containing protein: protein MKSLLLVAAVVGSLLVAPVASASSGWEMRPTGVDARLRGLSAVSPRVAWVSGSAGTVLRTVDGGASWASVGPPGTADLQFRDIQAFDARHAVVLSIGPGESSRIYRTVDGGASWTETFRNTDPAAFYDCVAFFDRWRGLAMSDPVDGRFRVLRTADGGRTWSQVPPENFPPALPGEAGFAASGQCVATAGGRDAWIATGGGATARVLHSSDGGWRWTVADTPLLSSPSAGVFAVTFRDPRHGLAIGGDYANPTGAVANLAGSRDGGRTWSSLSGPVGYRSGLAWHGSSVIAVGPTGSDVSRDGGRTWQRLGDGSFDTVDCAGVCWAAGEKGRVGVLTRG from the coding sequence ATGAAGAGCCTTCTGCTTGTCGCGGCCGTGGTGGGGTCGCTGCTGGTCGCCCCGGTCGCTTCGGCTTCCTCGGGTTGGGAGATGCGGCCCACCGGGGTGGACGCGCGGTTGCGCGGTCTGTCGGCGGTGTCGCCCCGGGTGGCGTGGGTGAGTGGCAGCGCGGGGACCGTGCTGCGGACGGTCGACGGCGGTGCTTCCTGGGCGTCGGTGGGGCCTCCGGGGACCGCTGACCTGCAGTTCCGGGACATCCAGGCGTTCGACGCGCGGCACGCGGTCGTGCTGTCGATCGGGCCGGGGGAGTCGTCGCGGATCTACCGGACGGTGGACGGCGGAGCTTCCTGGACCGAGACGTTCCGCAACACCGATCCGGCGGCGTTCTACGACTGCGTGGCGTTCTTCGACCGGTGGCGCGGGCTGGCGATGAGCGACCCGGTGGACGGGCGGTTCCGCGTGCTGCGGACGGCTGATGGTGGTCGGACGTGGTCGCAGGTGCCGCCGGAGAACTTCCCGCCGGCGTTGCCCGGGGAGGCCGGGTTCGCGGCCAGTGGGCAGTGCGTGGCGACGGCCGGGGGTCGGGACGCGTGGATCGCCACCGGGGGCGGGGCGACGGCGCGGGTGCTGCACTCGTCGGACGGCGGGTGGCGGTGGACGGTGGCCGACACGCCCTTGCTGTCGTCGCCTTCGGCGGGGGTGTTCGCGGTCACGTTCCGGGACCCGCGGCACGGGCTGGCGATCGGCGGGGACTACGCGAACCCGACCGGGGCGGTGGCGAACCTGGCCGGCTCGCGGGACGGCGGGCGGACGTGGTCGAGCCTGAGCGGGCCGGTGGGCTACCGGTCGGGGCTGGCGTGGCACGGGTCGTCGGTGATCGCGGTGGGGCCGACCGGGAGTGACGTGAGCCGGGACGGCGGGCGGACGTGGCAGCGGCTCGGGGATGGCAGCTTCGACACCGTGGACTGCGCGGGGGTGTGCTGGGCGGCCGGTGAGAAGGGCCGTGTGGGCGTGCTGACCAGGGGATGA
- a CDS encoding SRPBCC family protein yields the protein MSETVTLRARVDVPVERVHQALTSADELRVWLAEHAEVDLPDRYAFWGRHTPEGDAPRQTLLHVDDTSLRFTWHVGGEDTTVEFTLAPDETGTVVTVSQSHFPGWADAVQETGVLGWLYTFWALNLANLVEHLEGRELTPKADFTSTDMRASVDIAATKEAVYRALVDADEYSTWFGAKIDIEPWAGGRVAMGGFENNPEPGKVLDLVEGERMTVDWGDSVVSTWELAESEGRTRLTFVQSGFVDGRPPYGAWLGWLSGVAELRRYVELADWRPIWLRPEVPGLPEGMLTGE from the coding sequence ATGAGTGAGACCGTCACCCTGCGCGCCCGCGTCGACGTCCCGGTCGAGCGCGTCCACCAGGCCCTGACCTCGGCCGACGAGCTGCGCGTGTGGCTCGCCGAGCACGCCGAGGTGGACCTGCCCGACCGGTACGCGTTCTGGGGACGCCACACACCCGAAGGGGACGCCCCGCGCCAGACGCTCCTGCACGTGGACGACACGTCCCTGCGCTTCACCTGGCACGTCGGCGGCGAGGACACGACCGTCGAGTTCACGCTGGCCCCCGACGAGACCGGGACCGTCGTCACCGTCTCCCAGAGCCACTTCCCGGGCTGGGCGGACGCGGTGCAGGAGACCGGTGTCCTGGGCTGGCTCTACACGTTCTGGGCGCTGAACCTGGCCAACCTGGTCGAACACCTCGAAGGCCGCGAGCTGACCCCCAAGGCGGACTTCACCAGCACGGACATGCGCGCCTCGGTGGACATCGCCGCCACCAAGGAGGCCGTCTACCGGGCGCTGGTCGACGCGGACGAGTACTCGACGTGGTTCGGCGCGAAGATCGACATCGAGCCGTGGGCCGGCGGCCGGGTCGCGATGGGCGGCTTCGAGAACAACCCGGAGCCCGGGAAGGTCCTGGACCTGGTCGAGGGCGAGCGGATGACCGTCGACTGGGGCGACTCCGTCGTCTCCACCTGGGAGCTGGCCGAGTCCGAGGGCAGGACCCGGCTGACGTTCGTGCAGAGCGGGTTCGTCGACGGTCGGCCGCCCTACGGCGCGTGGCTGGGCTGGCTGTCCGGCGTGGCCGAGCTGCGGCGGTACGTGGAGCTGGCGGACTGGCGGCCGATCTGGTTGCGGCCCGAGGTCCCCGGCCTGCCCGAAGGCATGCTCACGGGCGAGTGA
- a CDS encoding sensor histidine kinase — MWLHRAMHAGFYVLLAASAARYVAYHGVDSVVLGVAVVLGALYPAGVRWTRGLAVVLATWLVLVWLAPSFGWCAIPLFFQCLRQLRPRIAVPIAGVLTIAVVLAQVRLADVVDPSLVLGPVGVAVITAAVFFDRRRLIHEAGVLQERQRLAREIHDTLAQGLSSINLLLELGDTRRAADVARENLAEARRFVRDLSPLQGRSLEDALRGLCERVEVHGEPYPLTVQTEVALLRVAQGALANVREHAEASTVVVTLSYLDDAVALDVRDDGRGFDPAAVSPREGRGYGLASIRGRIAELGGTLSVESAPGEGTALAVTVPTRTTGTTGSR; from the coding sequence GTGTGGCTGCACCGGGCGATGCACGCGGGGTTCTACGTGCTGTTGGCGGCGTCGGCGGCGCGGTACGTCGCTTACCACGGCGTCGACTCCGTCGTGCTGGGCGTGGCCGTGGTGCTGGGTGCGCTCTACCCGGCCGGGGTGCGGTGGACGCGCGGGCTGGCGGTGGTGCTGGCGACGTGGCTGGTACTGGTGTGGCTGGCACCGAGCTTCGGGTGGTGCGCGATCCCGCTGTTCTTCCAGTGCCTGCGCCAGTTGCGGCCCCGGATCGCCGTGCCGATCGCCGGCGTGCTCACGATCGCAGTGGTGTTGGCGCAGGTCAGGCTGGCCGACGTGGTGGACCCCAGCCTGGTGCTGGGGCCGGTGGGGGTCGCGGTGATCACGGCGGCGGTGTTCTTCGACCGGCGGCGGCTGATCCACGAGGCCGGCGTGCTCCAGGAACGGCAGCGGCTGGCCCGGGAGATCCACGACACCCTCGCGCAGGGCCTGTCCAGCATCAACCTGCTGCTCGAGCTGGGCGACACCCGGCGGGCGGCGGACGTGGCCCGGGAGAACCTCGCCGAGGCGCGGCGGTTCGTGCGGGACCTGTCGCCGTTGCAGGGCCGGTCGCTGGAGGACGCGTTGCGGGGGCTGTGCGAGCGGGTCGAGGTGCACGGCGAGCCGTACCCGCTGACCGTGCAGACGGAGGTGGCGCTGCTGCGGGTGGCGCAGGGCGCGCTGGCCAACGTCCGGGAGCACGCGGAGGCGTCCACCGTGGTGGTGACCCTGTCGTACCTCGACGACGCCGTGGCGCTGGACGTCCGCGACGACGGCCGCGGTTTCGACCCGGCGGCGGTCAGCCCGCGCGAGGGCCGCGGTTACGGCCTGGCCTCGATCCGCGGGCGGATCGCCGAGCTGGGCGGCACGCTGTCGGTGGAAAGCGCGCCGGGCGAGGGCACGGCGCTGGCGGTGACGGTGCCGACGAGAACGACGGGCACGACGGGGTCGCGATGA
- a CDS encoding helix-turn-helix transcriptional regulator: MNASADRLPRLLALVPYLLARPGIPIDEAAADFDVTPRQLRKDLELLWMCGLPGYGPGDLIDLSFEGETVTVTFDAGMSRPLRLTAAEATALLVALRALAETPGVVDKDAVQRAVAKIEAAVGQAQPAGVAVGLAMREAPETAVVRDAVSDGVRRGRALRLRYYTPSRDEVTDRVVDPMRMLLVEGRSYLEAWCRLADDVRLFRLDRIDGVQVLDEPASPPPHATPTDTSEGLFRPDPSQQTAVLVLEPDARWVAEYYPVDGLTELEDGRARVLMRYADTAWMVRLLLGLGGEVHVEQPADLVAAVTRQAEAALRRADHLPAT, translated from the coding sequence GTGAACGCCTCCGCCGACCGGCTGCCCCGGCTGCTGGCCCTGGTGCCCTACCTGCTGGCCCGGCCCGGCATCCCCATCGACGAGGCCGCCGCCGACTTCGACGTCACCCCGCGCCAGCTGCGCAAGGACCTCGAACTGCTGTGGATGTGCGGCCTGCCCGGCTACGGCCCCGGCGACCTGATCGACCTGTCCTTCGAGGGCGAGACGGTCACCGTCACCTTCGACGCGGGCATGAGCCGCCCGCTGCGGCTGACCGCCGCCGAGGCCACCGCGCTGCTGGTGGCGCTGCGCGCGCTGGCCGAGACGCCCGGCGTGGTGGACAAGGACGCCGTGCAGCGGGCCGTGGCGAAGATCGAGGCTGCGGTGGGCCAGGCGCAGCCCGCCGGCGTGGCCGTGGGCCTGGCGATGCGGGAAGCGCCGGAGACCGCGGTGGTGCGGGACGCGGTGTCGGACGGGGTTCGTCGGGGTCGCGCCTTGCGGTTGCGGTACTACACCCCGTCACGCGACGAGGTGACGGATCGGGTCGTCGACCCCATGCGGATGCTGCTGGTCGAGGGCCGCAGCTACCTCGAAGCGTGGTGCCGGCTGGCCGACGACGTCCGGCTGTTCCGGCTGGACCGCATCGACGGCGTGCAGGTCCTGGACGAGCCCGCGTCGCCCCCGCCGCACGCCACGCCCACCGACACCTCGGAGGGGCTGTTCCGCCCGGACCCCTCGCAGCAGACCGCTGTGCTGGTGCTGGAACCCGACGCCCGGTGGGTCGCCGAGTACTACCCCGTGGACGGCCTGACCGAGCTCGAGGACGGCCGCGCGCGGGTCCTCATGCGCTACGCCGACACCGCGTGGATGGTGCGGCTGCTGCTCGGGCTGGGCGGAGAGGTGCACGTCGAGCAGCCCGCCGACCTGGTGGCGGCGGTCACCCGGCAGGCCGAGGCCGCGTTGCGCCGGGCGGATCACCTCCCGGCAACCTAG